One segment of Panicum virgatum strain AP13 chromosome 1K, P.virgatum_v5, whole genome shotgun sequence DNA contains the following:
- the LOC120646579 gene encoding molybdopterin synthase catalytic subunit-like, translated as MAAGDFPPAEEATAAAAAKEEEDLIEIVEEGSGRLDIARYVDHVRDLSAGAIATFEGTTRDHFAGRRVVELRYEAYAAMARRRLAGILREARSRHALRRLAVAHRLGPVPAGEASVFVAASATHRADAMEACRYVIDELKASVPIWKKEVYDDGEVWKENREFLDRHSGAAAPAPAPAAKAGGCCGSKVRVQEA; from the coding sequence ATGGCCGCCGGCGATTTCCCACCTGCCGAGGAGgcaacggcagcggcggccgcgaaggaggaggaggacctgaTCGAGATCGTGGAGGAAGGGTCCGGCCGGCTGGACATCGCCCGGTACGTGGACCACGTCCGGGACCTGTCGGCCGGCGCCATCGCCACGTTCGAGGGCACGACGCGGGACCACTTCGCGGGGCGGCGCGTGGTGGAGCTCCGGTACGAGGCGTACGCGGCGATGGCGCGGCGCCGCCTGGCGGGCATCCTGCGGGAGGCCCGGTCCCGGCACGCGCTTCGGCGGCTCGCCGTGGCGCACCGCCTGGGCCCTGTGCCCGCGGGGGAGGCGAGCGTGTTCGTGGCGGCCTCGGCCACGCACCGCGCCGACGCCATGGAGGCTTGCCGGTACGTGATAGACGAGCTCAAGGCGTCCGTGCCCATCTGGAAGAAGGAGGTGtacgacgacggcgaggtgtGGAAGGAGAACCGCGAGTTCTTGGACCGCCACTCCGGCGccgcggctccggctccggctccggcggcgaaggcgggcgGTTGCTGCGGCAGCAAGGTCAGGGTCCAGGAGGCCTGA
- the LOC120646950 gene encoding AIG2-like protein D, with the protein MAAPPPPAAPAAGQHSVFVYGTLMAEEVVRVLLGRAPPSSPALLPGHRRFSLRGRVYPAILPVPDHAVSGKVFRGLTDRELHVFDLFEDEEYVKKTVEVSLADTSEKSLAYAYIWGNEGDPDLYGEWDYEEWRKVHLKDYLEMTREFMEELGQF; encoded by the exons atggcggcgccgcctcctcccgcagcCCCGGCCGCCGGGCAGCACAGCGTCTTCGTGTACGGCACGCTgatggcggaggaggtggtgcgggtCCTCCTGGGCCGCGCCccgccctcctcccccgcgcTCCTCCCCGGCCACCGCAGGTTCAGCCTCAGGGGCCGCGTCTACCCGGCCATCCTCCCCGTCCCCGACCACGCGGTGAGCGGAAAG GTTTTCAGGGGGCTCACCGACAGGGAACTCCATGTGTTCGACTTGTTCGAGGACGAGGAGTATGTGAAGAAAACTGTTGAGGTCTCGCTGGCA GATACGTCGGAGAAATCACTCGCCTACGCCTACATCTGGGGCAACGAGGGTGATCCTGACCTCTACGGCGAATGGGATTACGAG GAGTGGAGGAAGGTGCATTTGAAGGATTATCTTGAGATGACTCGGGAATTCATGGAGGAACTTGGGCAATTTTGA